A window of Acidobacteriota bacterium genomic DNA:
GCATATGGCGGCCTTCATCGATGGCCGCCAGATTGACGACCGCGTGTCGCTCAGCGACCCGGTCGCGGCCACGGCCGTGGTCGATGTCGTGCAATCGTTGTCCGGAGGCTAGCCGTCATGACCGAGCGGTGTTTTGTCAGCACGCGGAAAGGTCTGTTCACGCTCGAGCGTGGCGCCGGTGGGTGGCGCATTGAGCGCGCGAGTTTTGTCGGCGACAACTGCACCCTGACCATGCCCGATCCGCGCAGCGGCCACCTGCTCGCCGCGCTCAACCATGGACACTTCGGCGTCAAGCTACATCGCTCGCAGGACGGCGGCGCCACCTGGAAGGAAATCGCGGCGCCGAAGTATCCCGAGAAGCCGGCCGGCTACGTGCCGAAGGTGCCGGTCGAAGGCGTGCCGGCCGACTGGTCGCTGAAGCTGGTGTGGGCGCTCGAGCCCGGCGGCGCCAATGAACCGGGCGTGGTGTGGTGCGGCACGCTGCCGGGGGGCCTGTTCCGTTCAGAGGACGGCGGTGATTCATGGGAGCTGAACCGGCCCTTGTGGGACGACCCGCTTCGAGAACAGTGGTTCGGCGGCGGCGCCGAACAGCCTGGCATCCACTCCATTTGTGTTGACCCGCGCGATGCGCGACACGTGAAGGTCGGCGTGTCATGTGGCGGCGTGTGGACGACGCGGGATGGCGGCGCGCATTGGGACATCACCGCCAAAGGCATGCGGGCCGAGTTCATGCCGCCCGAGAAGCAGTTCGAAGAGAACGTGCAGGATCCGCATCTCGTGGTGCAGTGCCGCTCGAATCCAGACGTGCTGTGGGTGCAGCATCACAACGGCATCTTCAAGAGCGTCGATGGCGCCGCCACCTGGAGCGAGATCACCGGCGTCCAGCCGTCGGCATTCGGGTTCGCGGTCGCCGTCCATCCCGACAATCCCGACACTGCGTGGTTCGTGCCTGGCGTCAGCGACGAGAAGCGTTATCCCGTGGACGGCCGCGTGGTGGTCAACCGGACGAGCGATGGCGGCCGGACGTTCGAGACGTTGACCCGGGGGCTGCCGCAGGAACATGCCTACGACCTGGTCTTCCGGCACGCGCTCGACGTGGACACCGCCGGCAAGACCCTGATGATGGGTTCCACCACGGGTTCGTTATGGTTGAGCGAAGACGGCGGCGATTCGTGGCAAACCGTGTCGACGAACCTTCCCCCGGTGTACGCGGTTCGGTTCGAGAAGCCGATCTAGCGCAACAGCATCGACAGGCCGAGCAATCCAATCAGCACGGCCACCACCGGGCGAAACACCGCCTCAGGTATTCGCCTGAGCACGCGCGCGCCACCAAGTGTGCCGGCGGTGACGCCGGCGCATGCCACGGCAATCAGCCACCACAGCTCCGCGATCTGCGGGCCCATGACCACCGCGTAAACGGGCATCCGGGCCGCGTCAACCATCAAGCCGAT
This region includes:
- a CDS encoding exo-alpha-sialidase, coding for MTERCFVSTRKGLFTLERGAGGWRIERASFVGDNCTLTMPDPRSGHLLAALNHGHFGVKLHRSQDGGATWKEIAAPKYPEKPAGYVPKVPVEGVPADWSLKLVWALEPGGANEPGVVWCGTLPGGLFRSEDGGDSWELNRPLWDDPLREQWFGGGAEQPGIHSICVDPRDARHVKVGVSCGGVWTTRDGGAHWDITAKGMRAEFMPPEKQFEENVQDPHLVVQCRSNPDVLWVQHHNGIFKSVDGAATWSEITGVQPSAFGFAVAVHPDNPDTAWFVPGVSDEKRYPVDGRVVVNRTSDGGRTFETLTRGLPQEHAYDLVFRHALDVDTAGKTLMMGSTTGSLWLSEDGGDSWQTVSTNLPPVYAVRFEKPI